The Punica granatum isolate Tunisia-2019 chromosome 4, ASM765513v2, whole genome shotgun sequence sequence CTGCTTCAATTCTTCAtgctatttctttttctgaacTTGTGTGGAGCATGATTCCTGAGTTCCCATATTGTGGCTTGAGCTAGATGAGGACCTCTTAGCTCGCTTGTTTGTCGTACTCCTAGTCGTCCTTGGAAGAAATGATGGTAGAGGAGGAGACCCTGCTGCATGACCACCAATCACTGACCTAGGGCCAGGAGCATGCATTGGCACTAAGGTAGGTATAGTTCTTGGCATTGGGGCAGGAGCATGAAGCGGCATTAAGGCATGAAATGGAGGTGAGTGAGCTGCTGGTGTTAGAGGCTTGCGTGGGGGTGACCTCAGAGTTTTCTAGTTGTTTCTCTATAGGTTTAGGCTAGGTGTCGGGATGAAAACTGGTATGCTCTTACCTGGTTGGCTTGGCTGCATCCAAGTCAGGGTGCTTGGACTTTGTCTTGATATCTGTATGCTCTCCATCCAAAAAACCAGTTGtgaaaaaagcaaaataagCACTAAAATGCATAGAAAATAGGAATGaccaaagaaaaagataaagacCTCTTCTGTTTACAATGTTGAGCAAACTAAGACAGGTGCATCTTCCCCATGTTGTCTTCCAGCCATTGATTTACCCTGACCAATTATatgtaaatttatattaatttaaaatttatgctGATATAAATAAGTATCAACTTAGTAGTATATATACCTTCTcctttgcattttcttttgttgttttcttcttcttctctctaaCAATTGTCCCAATACATCTAGTCCTGGTATGGCCTGTGTTTTCACACTTCGAGCATTCGATAGCCTTGTACTTCCTATTGGCCTTAAATGAATTATGTGCTACATCATTCTTCTtatcccttttctttttgggccTTCTACCACCTCTCACGTACTATGGTGGCAAGATTGGATCTAGCCTACTCTTTTCCCATTGTGCATGTCCTCTCAGTGGATGAATGAAGGGTATGTAGATGGACTGTCATGTTTCTTTGGAGAAGTATGCATGGACAAACAATTCAGGCTGCAACCCATTGTGGCATATGCAAACCACTGCATGATAACAGGGAATGCAACTAAGATCCAACTCCCTGCAAGACCAACTCTTCCCATTCAAGTCAACTACAAATTTGTCACTTGGACTGTAAATATGCAGCACTTAGAACATTGAGCCACCATGATCCCCCACCCACATTGGATGCCACTTGTTGGCATGTTTCTTAGCATCCTCTAGCTTGGTCTAAGCTGCTGGAGTGATTTGATCATGGTAACTTTCAATTTCTCTCCTATAATTATTCATCTTCACAGTCAGGTATTCTCTGATATCTTCCAACATTGTGATGATTGGTTTGCCTCTAAACTTGACTATGGCTGCATTGAATTGCTCAAATACATTGTTCACCAACACTGGATTCTTTGTTGATGAATTGAAAGCTACTCTAGTCCAGTTATGTAGATCAAATTTCTTCAGGTAAATCCAAGCTGCTTCATTTAATTCTTTGATCTTTTGTAAATGAGCATTGAACTCATTCATAGTCTTCGAAAAAGCACAGTCCCACAATAACCCCCTGATCTCCTGATTTCTCTATTGGCTCCAAAGATTTGCTTCCAAGTGCTTCACACAGAACCTATGTCTAGTTCCTAGGTATACTTCTTGAATTGCTGGCAGCAAACCCTACAGATATACATAATAGTTAGATGTGAAAGACATAAAGGCATATTAATAATCACATAAATTAAAGATAGAAATCACCTTTTGTATATCAGATATCACTTCCCAGCCATGCTTATTAGGGTACTCTATATCCTCAAACAGTCTTGTAAAAACCACTTCCATGTTTCCTTCGTCTCCATCTCAACAATTGCATATGCAATGACATAAAAAGCCTAGTTGAGATCTTGAGTCATTGCTGCTAATACAGTGCCTCCATAATATCCCTTTAAGAAACAACCATCAAGACCTATGAGAGGTCTACAACCCTTTAATGCCCTTCTTTTGGTTGCTTCAaaacaaatataatttttctcgAATCTAGGAGGCAAACTTTATTCCATCCTTTGAACACTTAACCTTGCAATTGACTGAGGATTGTTCCTTCTAATCTCTTGACAGTAATCCCAAAGTGCAGCAAATTGTTCCTTCTCATATCCTTCAACAGTACCTCTGGTTATTTCCAAAGATCTATACAACTTCATCTCCACCAATTGAACTTGATAATTATAAGCCATGAATTTCGCTGCATCTTTGGCTGTTATAGTAGGATAACTCCTCATGGCATCCACTAGCTTCTTTCCCACCCATTTTTTGTCTACTAGAGGATTCTTTAAGACCTTGTTGCAAGTGTGAGCGGGATAGAAGATCTTTATCTGGTAACCCCCCGCATGCTCAGCCCATGAACAGAATATCTTACACTCACAATGTTCCGCGACACAAGCAGTACTTCATCTAATCTTGTCATTCTTCTTAAACTTCACAACTCTCCCAAGATATATGTTATAGTCTTTCACAGCATCTTTAAATAGTTTAAGGGTGGGAAACACCATTTCTAACTCTAAGTGGACCTCATCAAATAGTGTCTGGGCAAAATCAGCAGGCATGATCCCATTGTCTTCGTCATCACTTCCTCTCAATCCTTGATACTCCTCAGTAATATGTCTTTCATAATCAAACTCGAGTATTTGAATATCATCATATTCAACCCTCAGAATAGTTTCTGACGCATCATTCTCAGAGGAGATGTTTATACCAACATTAGCTCTCCACTTTGACTTTCTCTGTCTTGAAGACTCGGCTACATTACTTGCAACCTTATCTACAAATTGAAAATGCTTCTGCGAAAAATTCCTTATCATCATCCTCATTCTCCTCATACTCCTCATACTCCTTTGATCCAGGTTTGTATGTTTCATTCTCACTCGCATTTGAACTAATCTCATATCCCCCATACGACCGATCATTCTCCTCTGACATTGTCTGgcattttaaaaaagaaacaaacaaGGGATAGAATAAACAAAGACAAAACAATAGCATGCTACCCAACACCGTAAAGACAAGCATGGTCCACAACGAAAAAAAAGTTGTCCACCTACCAGCCAACATATAAATGCTAAAACGACAAACAAATTGAACAAAAACCAACATCAATAGTACACAACCACTGATCAGCATGAGGAAGTCTATATGCAATCTTCTATGGCAGGAAAACAACAAACTTCATACCATTGTAACCTTCACTCACCTCTATGAATGCGAAATCGTGTTCGATTTAACCTTCTCTCTATTTGATTCTTGGGTTAGCCAGGAAAATTCCTTTTTCAGTTTTGCAATTAGGTTTGACGGATTTTTGGGGCTGATTTTCGTGCCTTTGAACACCAAGACCGACGCATATTGAGGAAGCCGACGTCGTTTCGATGCTGCAAGGGAAGCTGCCAAACGCTGTCATTTTTCCGTGGCTGGGAAGCATGGAACGACGTCACTTCTGTTCTGCTACAGGGAGTATGTTGCCAAACGACTTCGTTTTTTATAAGGCTGGGAGGTGAGGACAGCGGGGCACGGCGcagtttttgtttttcagtgTGCAGGTTGCGAAACGACATCGTTTCAGTACCTACGTGGCATGACTTTGACGCCGTTTGGGCGAACTTTGCTTCCACGTCAACTTTCCGTTCAATCACTTAACGATAGGACCAAACTGTTAGACATAATTGAAATTGAGGGatcaattttccatttttaaaaatccagGTACTTAAGTGGTGACTATTGAAAAATTGGTGGACTAAACTGTTAATGGtctctttttttatcattcctaGCTTAAACCTTTTGTATTTTTGCCAATCTAGTCCcactgtcattttttttcgTTAAAGAAGtttagaacaaaaaaaaaaccgagaTCTAATTAAAAGTGGGAGTAAGCTATAATTATTGAATACAACGCTCTATTTCTTTCGATAACAAGGGAAGCACGTTGacataatataatgaaataaaaatcctaatagctaatagctaataaaaggACATGAGTAGTCCCTCTCGATATCGAACTTGGAACTGCTTAATTTGCTAGGCGAAAACGTATGTCATTATACTACACCCCCGTTTTGATTGAATACAACGTCCTATACACCCGGTTTAACTGACAACCCATCCATCCTCTAGTTCAAAACTTAGAACCACAATAATAAGCAAGCCCATGGATCAACTCTGAAACTGCTTCACTCTCTTCATCATggattcatcctcatctccaatCCGTTAATGTCCCGCGGACCAATCATAACACGTTCGATCGAATCTCTAACAAATTACACACGGATATGGATTCTCCTCTGCATACACCACTGGTGGGTACGGCTGATAATGATGGTAAAGCCAGGGATAGGTCTTCAGTAGCTCAGCTACATCAACGGTCTTCTTGTCATCCTTCTTGTCATCCTTCTTGTCCTCGCCCAGCGTCTCTATCTCCGCGTAGCagagctttctcagcttgcTGGCCACCTTCACCGCGTCGACGTCCCCCATCactgtcatcttcttcttctccatgtCTATTGCCACCGAGATGACCCCATCCATTCCAGAAACTTTGGTCATCACCTTCTGCTTCTCCTTGACGTTGGCCAAGTCCAATTTCAACACCAATTTCTGCACAGGCGCGCTAACAGATTTAAACTCCGAATCGAGTGTTTTATAAATATGTGTATATGAAGAAGGATGTCAGGTGAGGTGACTGGGAACAGAGCAAAACATCAGGAGCACATATATATCCAATGCAAAGACTGGATCCTCTTGACCGATGAACATCGGTCGATATGATATATCAGTAAGTTGTTCCAAGTTGAGAGGTGAAGTCTCACCTTCATCTTTGGTTGGGATGAGATCAAACTCAGAGGATGCAAATACTGAATTTCTATCTGAGAGCTCTTTCAGTCTTAATGTTGATGTGAGGTGAGGTTGGGGTGCTTATGGGCTCCAAGAAAAGAATGGGGGGTTTATATAGCGGGAATACATAATGTAAAGGGGAGGAAATTACTTGGAAGAAATGGAAGACGAGACACTCGGtgtaaattaaaaagaaaaagataggACCACGTGCAAATATGGCAGGCGATTCACATTGAGTTTTTAATGTGCAAATCTTATCTTTAGTTCAATGATTTTTATCTATTGAAACTTGAAAGTACCTCATTGTCACAATCAGCTTACTGAAATTAGTTTTATCCATCAGAGTGAAATCCAACAAAGTACCCATGTGATCTCACTTTTCTTGGATAAATGATATCATGGTTTGGCTCCACCGTAACAGGAAAAGATGTAAAAGGACACAAAAAGTAGTAATACTGACGTGAAACGTATTCAAAACCTCTTAATTCCAAATGAGAGTGTGTGTCGTGACATGATACCACTTTCTCTCAATATATCAGTCtggtttgaatttttattttgttcacATGATAGAGGAAAAAGATAGTTCGCATGCAGCCAGCGTCTTGTGTCTTATAAAACTCGGTTCAGTCGATCTAAGCATAGAGTACCCATGTTCGATCTAATAACGCTGCTAATTCTGATCGGTTTTCGTGTCACATATACATGATGCATCGCAAATTTTGTTATCATTTGCAAGTATGACAGGCTATCAGTATCAAGTGTTATCCCGAACGAACGGCTAGGCTCAGCTTGACTTGTCGTGATTTTGCTGAAGATAAGTTCTTCTCCGGTCGACTTCTAGAGTGTAATGTATACAGACGTGATGACCGGGGCGGGACTGGGTCCAAGCCGTTGACGGGCGGGCATCCTATTTGGGAGGAGTCCAATTGTCCTTACACATCCCTCGTTCGTCTCATTTTCCTCATCTGCCGTGAACTACACCAAGGATGGATTTAGGGGTGGGCTCTTGAATTCGGGAAAAGTTACGAAATATTTGTTAGAATTTATCGagtttatcaaatttttaataaaattatcctATTTTGTCCCCCTTGACTTTACGATATCGAGTCTCTTGAACTTTATCCCCcttgaatgaattttttagaGTCGTCCCTGAACTCCACTACAAGATGGGAAGGTCAGattgagttttttttcttgtgccGGTATACATCATTAGGTATCCAGATATTAACTTACTGAGaagtaaaattcttttaattgtGAAACTTTTTTTACTCGTGAGGATCATGAGACTCAAACTAAAATGttatttaagagaaatatATATCGAGCTGTCCGAATAAATTCATATTGATTGCGCATCACTTTCATTGTGTTTGTCGTACACTGACGCGGGTGACCGGGGAATCCAATCTGAAACGGAGAAGCAgttttttatcattaaattTTAGAGTGAGGGTCACGGCTGGGGCCGTCCATTGTCTGCTAGGATTTCCTCCCCCCATCCTTTTCCGTTTTATATACTTTTCAAGAAATGAGTAAATAATCAATGCGATATAGTTCAAACGAT is a genomic window containing:
- the LOC116202805 gene encoding heavy metal-associated isoprenylated plant protein 39-like; protein product: MKKLVLKLDLANVKEKQKVMTKVSGMDGVISVAIDMEKKKMTVMGDVDAVKVASKLRKLCYAEIETLGEDKKDDKKDDKKTVDVAELLKTYPWLYHHYQPYPPVVYAEENPYPCVIC